The Bacillus carboniphilus genome contains a region encoding:
- a CDS encoding GtrA family protein produces the protein MKRFIKFGTVGIFNTLITICSFILFLNIGIHYIVANGLSYGLGVLNSYYWNRNWVFGSNSKHLSLISKFIVVNLVTLCFNTGILFIFVNHFHLHPILSNIVAVGMGLVINFLLNYKWTFK, from the coding sequence ATGAAGCGGTTTATTAAATTCGGAACGGTTGGTATTTTTAACACACTTATTACGATTTGTAGTTTTATCCTATTTCTCAATATAGGTATCCATTATATAGTCGCAAATGGCCTTTCCTATGGATTAGGCGTCTTAAATAGCTATTATTGGAATAGGAATTGGGTCTTTGGATCAAACTCAAAACATTTATCCTTAATTAGCAAATTTATAGTTGTTAACCTCGTTACACTCTGTTTTAATACAGGTATTCTTTTTATATTTGTGAATCACTTTCATTTGCACCCAATATTATCAAATATTGTTGCTGTCGGAATGGGATTAGTTATCAACTTTCTTTTAAATTATAAGTGGACCTTTAAATAA
- a CDS encoding glycosyltransferase family 2 protein — translation MNKLISIVIPMYFEENVAHECYRRLKQVMEDHLFQYEFVFVNDGSKDKTEEILTELSSVDKQVKVINFSRNFGHQTAVTAGVHYASGDAIVIIDADLQDPPELIPSLINKWKEGYEIVYAKRKKRQGETWFKLLTAKYFYRFLNYMSEIEIPKDTGDFRLIDRKVANVFIQMSERNRFVRGMFSWIGFNQTYIEYERDERFAGETKYPLKKMIRFASDGIIAFSTKPLKIVMTLGFCSVLVSIFVLLYTLVIKLTGQQVQAGWASIMVAITFFSGIQLLGMGIVGQYIARIYDESKNRPIYIVKDTINIEEMDKNRD, via the coding sequence ATGAACAAATTAATATCCATTGTTATTCCAATGTATTTCGAAGAGAATGTAGCCCATGAATGCTATCGGAGGCTAAAACAAGTCATGGAGGATCATTTATTCCAATATGAATTTGTCTTTGTTAATGATGGGAGTAAGGATAAAACTGAAGAAATTCTAACTGAGCTATCGTCAGTTGATAAACAAGTAAAAGTGATTAACTTCTCTCGAAACTTTGGTCATCAAACAGCTGTAACAGCAGGAGTCCATTATGCAAGTGGGGATGCTATTGTCATTATTGATGCAGATTTACAAGATCCTCCCGAGCTCATACCTTCCCTTATTAACAAATGGAAGGAAGGGTATGAAATCGTTTATGCCAAAAGAAAGAAAAGGCAAGGAGAAACATGGTTCAAACTACTAACAGCGAAGTATTTTTATAGATTTCTTAACTATATGTCAGAAATTGAAATTCCTAAGGACACAGGAGATTTTCGTCTCATTGATCGAAAAGTAGCCAATGTGTTTATTCAAATGAGTGAAAGAAATAGATTTGTTCGAGGAATGTTTTCGTGGATTGGTTTCAATCAAACCTATATTGAATATGAACGCGACGAAAGGTTTGCAGGTGAAACAAAATATCCACTTAAAAAGATGATCCGTTTTGCTTCTGATGGAATCATTGCCTTTTCCACTAAACCTTTAAAAATCGTTATGACTTTAGGGTTTTGTTCTGTACTTGTTTCTATCTTCGTGTTGCTCTATACACTCGTCATCAAATTAACCGGTCAGCAAGTACAAGCAGGGTGGGCATCCATTATGGTCGCAATCACTTTTTTCAGTGGGATTCAACTTTTAGGGATGGGAATTGTCGGACAATACATTGCGCGTATTTATGATGAAAGTAAGAATCGACCAATTTATATCGTCAAGGATACAATTAACATTGAAGAGATGGATAAAAATAGGGACTAG
- the galE gene encoding UDP-glucose 4-epimerase GalE: protein MNILVTGGAGYIGSHTCVALLEAGHSVIVADNLSNSKIETIHRIKEISNKDVLFYQIDVTDEQAVEAIFAKHALDGVIHFAGFKAVGESVERPLHYYYNNLVSTMVLAKVCQHYGVHRFVFSSSATVYGENEVPFKESMELLPTTNPYGETKAMSERILMDIAHANPKFSVALLRYFNPVGAHESGFIGEAPNGIPNNLMPFVTKVAKGELDKLRIFGDDYNTVDGTGVRDYIHVMDLAEGHVAALDHLDEGAHIYNLGTGEGTSVLQIVKTFEEANGIEIPYEIVDRRPGDIAYCYADASKAQKALGWTAKRDLKAMCTDAWRFEKQYQALVDMK from the coding sequence ATGAATATTTTAGTAACAGGTGGAGCAGGGTATATTGGCTCGCATACATGTGTGGCGCTGCTAGAAGCGGGGCATTCAGTTATTGTGGCTGATAATCTCAGTAACAGTAAGATAGAAACGATCCATCGGATAAAAGAAATATCTAATAAGGACGTTTTATTTTATCAAATAGATGTGACGGATGAACAGGCTGTGGAGGCCATATTTGCTAAGCACGCTTTAGACGGTGTGATTCACTTTGCGGGTTTTAAAGCAGTTGGTGAGTCAGTAGAACGACCTTTACATTACTACTATAATAATTTGGTGAGTACGATGGTACTTGCGAAAGTTTGCCAGCATTATGGTGTTCATCGTTTTGTATTTAGCTCATCGGCAACTGTCTATGGAGAAAATGAAGTACCTTTTAAAGAGTCGATGGAGCTTTTACCAACAACCAACCCTTATGGAGAAACAAAGGCCATGAGTGAGCGAATTTTAATGGATATTGCCCATGCTAATCCAAAATTTTCAGTTGCGCTCCTTCGTTATTTTAATCCAGTTGGAGCTCATGAGAGTGGGTTCATTGGTGAAGCGCCAAACGGAATTCCGAATAACCTGATGCCTTTCGTTACAAAAGTTGCTAAAGGCGAGTTGGACAAGCTGAGAATATTTGGTGATGATTATAACACTGTAGATGGGACAGGTGTAAGGGACTATATTCATGTGATGGATTTGGCTGAAGGTCATGTTGCAGCACTCGATCATCTCGATGAAGGGGCTCATATTTATAATTTAGGTACTGGTGAGGGAACGAGTGTTTTACAAATAGTAAAAACCTTTGAGGAAGCGAATGGTATTGAAATTCCATATGAAATTGTGGATCGTCGCCCGGGAGATATTGCTTATTGTTATGCAGATGCTTCAAAAGCACAAAAAGCATTAGGCTGGACAGCGAAACGTGATTTAAAAGCTATGTGCACGGATGCTTGGAGATTTGAAAAGCAATATCAAGCGTTAGTGGATATGAAATAA